A part of Manduca sexta isolate Smith_Timp_Sample1 chromosome 10, JHU_Msex_v1.0, whole genome shotgun sequence genomic DNA contains:
- the LOC115444187 gene encoding uncharacterized protein LOC115444187 isoform X1: MEEVDWTNEAVVQLIQEYEKRPELWDVNHPMYRVHTVKYKAWAQLASIFECDIMDMRKKLNSVFASHRRVKANLRSGGRSSWFLYPYLRFLPGHIEHNVDGVETPKVDVRQVQESEAEESGESNDSSSDDDNEEEQPVLVKVEPEIVQPRPKRRFIPPPTSPNLSRQPKPLKRRLLKEPTKPTSDLDSKLLEALKLLKRSELSRKKDECDSFGEYIATSLRKHDERTQSMIKQAINNILFEQEMKKYSGGQYTVVLTNMEENPLVLGDHETDK; this comes from the exons ATGGAGGAGGTCGACTGGACCAACGAAGCCGTCGTCCAACTCATACAAGAGTATGAAAAAAGACCTGAATTATGGGACGTAAACCACCCGATGTATAGAGTACATACGGTCAAGTATAAAGCTTGGGCGCAATTAGCGAGCATATTCGAATGCGACATAATGGACATGCGAAAGAAATTGAACTCTGTATTCGCGTCGCACCGGCGCGTAAAGGCGAATCTTCGCAGCGGCGGACGATCTTCGTGGTTCTTGTATCCGTACTTACGGTTCTTGCCAGGCCATATTGAGCATAATGTTGATGGCGTTGAG ACACCAAAAGTCGACGTGAGACAGGTCCAAGAATCAGAAGCAGAGGAATCTGGCGAGTCAAATGATTCCTCTTCCGATGACGATAACGAAGAAGAACAACCAGTTCTAGTTAAAGTGGAACCCGAAATAGTGCAACCACGCCCCAAGAGAAGATTCATACCCCCACCGACCTCACCAAACCTTTCTAGACAACCAAAACCATTAAAACGGAGGCTACTCAAAGAGCCAACCAAGCCAACCAGCGATCTAGACAGCAAACTCCTAGAAGCACTGAAATTGCTTAAACGTTCAGAATTATCGAGAAAGAAAGATGAGTGCGACTCCTTTGGCGAATACATTGCCACCTCTTTAAGAAAACACGATGAGAGAACGCAGTCTATGATCAAGCAGGCGATCAACAACATACTATTTGAACAGGAAATGAAAAAGTACAGCGGAGGGCAGTACACCGTGGTACTGACGAATATGGAAGAGAACCCATTAGTGTTAGGCGATCATGAGACTGACAAATAG
- the LOC115444187 gene encoding uncharacterized protein LOC115444187 isoform X2 — MAEVEWTNEAAIQLIQEYEKRPELWDTNHTLYRVHTAKYEAWSDIARVFECDMTDLRKKLNSIFASHRREKAKVRCGGRSSWFLYPYMKFLPSHIDNNDVTPTPKVDVRQVQESEAEESGESNDSSSDDDNEEEQPVLVKVEPEIVQPRPKRRFIPPPTSPNLSRQPKPLKRRLLKEPTKPTSDLDSKLLEALKLLKRSELSRKKDECDSFGEYIATSLRKHDERTQSMIKQAINNILFEQEMKKYSGGQYTVVLTNMEENPLVLGDHETDK; from the exons ATGGCGGAGGTGGAGTGGACGAACGAGGCAGCAATACAACTGATACAGGAGTATGAGAAGAGACCGGAGTTGTGGGACACGAACCACACGCTGTACCGAGTGCACACGGCGAAGTACGAAGCGTGGTCGGACATCGCCCGCGTGTTCGAATGTGACATGACAGATTTGCGTAAGAAGTTGAACTCTATCTTCGCGTCGCACCGGCGGGAGAAGGCCAAGGTCCGATGTGGAGGGCGATCGTCTTGGTTCCTCTACCCGTATATGAAGTTTCTGCCGAGTCATATAGATAACAACGATGTTACTCCG ACACCAAAAGTCGACGTGAGACAGGTCCAAGAATCAGAAGCAGAGGAATCTGGCGAGTCAAATGATTCCTCTTCCGATGACGATAACGAAGAAGAACAACCAGTTCTAGTTAAAGTGGAACCCGAAATAGTGCAACCACGCCCCAAGAGAAGATTCATACCCCCACCGACCTCACCAAACCTTTCTAGACAACCAAAACCATTAAAACGGAGGCTACTCAAAGAGCCAACCAAGCCAACCAGCGATCTAGACAGCAAACTCCTAGAAGCACTGAAATTGCTTAAACGTTCAGAATTATCGAGAAAGAAAGATGAGTGCGACTCCTTTGGCGAATACATTGCCACCTCTTTAAGAAAACACGATGAGAGAACGCAGTCTATGATCAAGCAGGCGATCAACAACATACTATTTGAACAGGAAATGAAAAAGTACAGCGGAGGGCAGTACACCGTGGTACTGACGAATATGGAAGAGAACCCATTAGTGTTAGGCGATCATGAGACTGACAAATAG